The Xiphias gladius isolate SHS-SW01 ecotype Sanya breed wild unplaced genomic scaffold, ASM1685928v1 HiC_scaffold_1475, whole genome shotgun sequence genome has a window encoding:
- the LOC120787436 gene encoding LOW QUALITY PROTEIN: NACHT, LRR and PYD domains-containing protein 7-like (The sequence of the model RefSeq protein was modified relative to this genomic sequence to represent the inferred CDS: inserted 1 base in 1 codon; deleted 2 bases in 1 codon; substituted 1 base at 1 genomic stop codon), with product MSRCEDREDGVPASKTSLCGEHESQTRAQSPEQQQRPDSAAPGPGPEPSCVSMKSDPSMKHLLTFRQSADGSFQQQRPDSPEPSCLSFKSDRSIDFDINFKGRCPSADQIVDKESSEVPSGQSAPQHQTHLDSIFMLLEENIVDFVKNELKKIQKVLGPDYPECLESQREDEEVLEGEDKELRRSSREAFLKITLNFLRGLKQEELADSLQSKTTVPRRKLKSKLKEKFQCVFEGVSKAGNPSLLKLTQKFTLDWAEDKANQDIQFTFPFTFREQNVLKEKKFSLVELVHYFFTETKEVENHRFDASQVAFIFDGLDECRLPLDFHNAEILTDVTEPTSVDVLLTNLIRGNLLPSARLWITTRPAAANQIPPECVDMVTEVRGFTDPQKVEYFRKRFRDEEQASRIISHVKTSRSLRIMCHIPVFCWITATVLEDVLKTREGGGLPKTLTEMYIHFLVVQSKLKKVKYDGGAETDPHWSPESREMIESLGKLAFEQLLKGNLIFYEPDLTECGIDIRAASVYSGVFTQIFIEERGLYQDKVFCFVHLSVQEFLAALHVHLTFINSGVNLLSDKKSTPQTSETLTHKSEFFYQSAVDEALQSPNGHLDLFLRFFLGLSQQTNQTLLRGLLPQTGSGSLTNQETVRYIKKIKETPSAEKSINLFHCLNELKDGSLVDQIQQSLSSGSLSTDELSPAQWSALGFILLSSEKDLDVFDLKKYSASEEALLRLLAVLRVSNKALLNGCGLPEGSCGALSSVLSSQXLSNNDLRDSGVKLLCAGLESPHCTLETLSLSGCLVTEDGCASLASALSSNPSHLRELDLSYNRPGGSGLKLLSAGLEDPRWRLDTLRVEPGGVRWLTPGLRKVXVYLCELALDTDTVNGFLKLSDNNRTVTHVEEDQSYPDHPERFDFWTQLLCRTGLTGRCYWEVEWRGRLDISVSYRGISRKGDSDDYWFGRNDQSWSLRCSDDPGYSVYHKNIRTSVSSSSSVSHRVAVYVDCPAGTLSFYEVSSDTLIHLRTFNTTFTEPLYPGFGFWFRSGSSVSLCPV from the exons ATGAGTCGGtgtgaggacagagaggacgGAGTCCCTGCCTCTAAAACCAGTCTGTGTGGGGAACATGAGAGCCAGACCAGGGCTCAGAG cccagagcagcagcagaggccagaCTCTGCTGCTCCTGGACCCGGACCTGAACCCAGCTGTGTGTCCATGAAGAGCGACCCGTCAATGAAACATCTTCTTACGTTCAGACAATCTGCCGATGGAAG CTTCCAGCAGCAGAGACCAGACTCTCCTGAACccagctgtctgtctttcaAGAGTGACCGGTCGATTGACTTTGACATCAACTTTAAAGGACGATGTCCATCAGCTGATCAGAT AGTCGACAAGGAGAGCTCAGAGGTTCCCAGTGGTCAGTCTGCCCCGCAGCATCAGACACACCTGGACTCCATATTTATG ctgctggaggagaacATTGTCGATTTTGTGAAGAACGAGCTGAAGAAGATCCAGAAGGTTCTGGGTCCAGATTACCCAGAATGCTTAGAGAGTcagagggaggatgaggaggtgtTGGAAGGTGAGGATaaggagctgaggaggagcagcagagaggcaTTTCTGAAGATCACACTGAACTTCCTGAGGGGACTGAAGCAGGAGGAGCTGGCTGACTCTCTGCAGAGCA AAACTACAGTTCCTCGACGTAAACTCAAATCTAAGCTGAAGGAGAAgttccagtgtgtgtttgagggggTCTCTAAAGCTGGAAACCCAAGTCTTCTGAAG TTAACACAGAAGTTCACTCTGGACTGGGCTGAAGACAAAGCCAACCAGGACATACAGTTCACGTTTCCGTTCACCTTCAGGGAGCAGAATGtgttgaaagagaaaaagttcagCTTGGTGGAACTGGTTCATTATTTCTTCACTGAAACCAAAGAGGTAGAAAACCACCGGTTTGACGCGTCCCAGGTTGCGTTCATCTTTGACGGTCTGGACGAGTGTCGACTTCCTCTGGACTTCCACAACGCCGAGATCCTGACTGATGTCACAGAGCCCACCTCAGTGGACGTGCTGCTGACAAACCTCATCAGGGGGAATCTGCTTCCCTCCGCTCGCCTCTGGATAACCACGCGACCTGCAGCGGCCAATCAGATCCCTCCCGAGTGTGTCGACATggtgacagaggtcagagggtTCACTGACCCACAGAAGGTGGAGTACTTCAGGAAGAGAttcagagatgaggagcaggccaGCAGGATCATCTCCCACGTCAAGACATCCCGAAGCCTCCGCATCATGTGCCACATCCCGGTCTTCTGCTGGATCACCGCTACAGTTCTGGAGGATGTGTTGAAAaccagggagggaggagggctgCCCAAGACCCTGACTGAGATGTACATCCACTTCCTGGTGGTTCAGTCCAAACTGAAGAAGGTCAAGTATGATGGAGGAGCGGAGACAGATCCACACTGGAGTCCAGAGAGCAGGGAGATGATTGAGTCTCTGGGAAAACTGGCTTTTGAGCAGCTGCTGAAAGGAAACCTGATCTTCTACGAACCAGACCTGACAGAGTGTGGCATCGATATCAGAGCAGCCTCAGTTTACTCAGGAGTGTTCACACAGATCTTCATAGAGGAGAGAGGGCTGTACCAGGACAAGGTCTTCTGCTTCGTCCATCTGAGTGTTCAGGAGTTTCTGGCTGCTCTTCATGTCCATCTGACCTTCATCAACTCTGGAGTCAATCTGCTGTCAGACAAGAAATCGACCCCCCAGACGTCTGAAACGCTAACACACAAGTCCGAATTCTTCTACCAGAGCGCTGTGGACGAGGCCCTACAGAGTCCAAATGGACACCTGGACTTGTTCCTCCGCTTCTTCCTGGGTCTTTCGCAGCAGACCAATCAGACTCTCCTACGAGGCCTGCtgccacagacaggaagtggcTCACTGACCAATCAGGAAACAGTCCGGTACATCAAGAAGATCAAAGAGACTCCTTCtgcagagaaaagcatcaaTCTGTTCCACTGTCTGAATGAACTGAAGGATGGTTCCCTAGTGGATCAGATCCAGCAGTCCCTGAGTTCAGGAAGTCTCTCCACAGATGAACTCTCTCCTGCTCAATGGTCAGCTCTGGGCTTCATCTTACTGTCGTCAGAAAAAGATCTGGACGTGTTTGACCTGAAGAAATACTCTGCTTCCGAGGAGGCTCTTCTGAGGCTGCTGGCAGTGCTTAGAGTCTCTAACAAAGCTCT ACTGAATGGCTGTGGCCTCCCAGAGGGAAGCTGCGGAGCTCTGTCCTCAGTCCTCAGCTCCC TCCTGAGCAACAACGACCTGCGGGACtcaggagtgaagctgctgtgtgCTGGACTGGAGAGTCCGCACTGTACCCTGGAGACTCTCAG TCTGTCAGGGTGTCTGGTCACAGAGGACGGCTGTGCTTCTCTGGCCTCAGCTCTGAGCtccaacccctcccatctgaGAGAGCTGGACCTGAGCTACAATCGTCCAGGAGGCTCGGGACTGAAGCTGCTGTCTGCCGGACTGGAGGATCCACGCTGGAGACTGGACACCCTCAG GGTGGAGCCTGGTGGAGTGCGATGGTTGACACCAGGTCTGAGGaaagtgtaagtgt ATTTGTGTGAACTCGCACTcgacacagacacagtaaacGGATTCCTCAAACTGTCCGACAACAACAGGACGGTGACACATGTGGAGGAGGATCAGTCGTATCCTGACCATCCAGAGAGATTTGACTTCTGGACTCAGCTGCTGTGTAGAACTGGTCTGACTGGTCGCTGTTACTGGGAGGTGGAGTGGAGAGGAAGGCTCGATATATCAGTCAGTTACAGAGGAATCAGTAGGAAAGGAGACAGCGATGACTATTGGTTTGGAAGGAACGATCAGTCCTGGAGTCTGAGATGCTCCGATGATCCCGGTTACTCTGTCTATCACAAGAACATAAGAACATCTGTCTCCTCCTCG